The Seriola aureovittata isolate HTS-2021-v1 ecotype China chromosome 2, ASM2101889v1, whole genome shotgun sequence genome has a segment encoding these proteins:
- the wu:fb55g09 gene encoding uncharacterized protein wu:fb55g09, protein MLSEMMSRRSCQQQQDGKEAPQRDAASRRKHCWSKSCRGRPQGRRTGGGGRPRGRNHHHQHPQRHHFHHPRHLQRPVMSLRPINVKGNRARGMRAPKNTNQFLMHEKYQMLHMRSDSVGSDSGSSSDSDMELTDMDSYLGVLENARGALLDSPNPHGSTTPPGQILLLQEDSLHLHKDSLRLHKDSLRLHKDSLRLQEDSLRLQEDSMQYFPSEDDLMQSQNFMQRDFVEFCDILTS, encoded by the coding sequence atgcTCTCAGAGATGATGAGCAGGAGGagctgccagcagcagcaggatggaaAAGAGGCTCCACAGAGGGACGCTGCCAGCCGCAGGAAGCACTGCTGGTCCAAGAGCTGCAGGGGGCGCCCACAGGGGCGGAggacaggagggggagggaggccAAGAGGGCGCAATCACCACCATCAACACCCTCAACGTCATCATTTCCATCATCCCCGACACCTCCAGAGGCCGGTGATGTCGCTCCGACCCATTAACGTTAAGGGAAACAGAGCGAGGGGGATGAGGGCACCCAAGAACACCAACCAGTTTCTGATGCACGAGAAGTACCAGATGCTGCACATGCGCTCCGACTCAGTGGGAAGCGACAGCGGCAGCAGCTCGGACAGTGACATGGAGCTCACTGACATGGACTCATACCTGGGCGTCCTGGAGAATGCCAGAGGAGCCCTCCTAGACAGTCCCAACCCACACGGCTCAACAACGCCACCAGGACAGATCCTGCTACTGCAGGAGGACAGTCTACATCTGCACAAAGACAGTCTGCGCCTGCACAAAGACAGTCTGCGTCTGCACAAAGACAGTCTGCGTCTGCAGGAGGACAGTCTGCGTCTGCAGGAGGACAGCATGCAGTATTTCCCCTCTGAAGACGACCTGATGCAGAGCCAGAATTTCATGCAGAGAGACTTTGTTGAGTTCTGTGACATCCTGACATCCTGA
- the nisch gene encoding nischarin isoform X4 — translation MESAPFPAEVSERKVCVVGSELVENYTVYIIEVMDGEHRWTVKHRYSDFHDLHEKLTAEKKVDRRLLPPKKILGKNSKSLVERRQKELELYLQTLLQQFPQATPSSLACFLHFHLYEINGITAALAEELFHKGEQLLQVGEVFSLRPLQLYSVSQQLRLAKPTCCNGDAKTDLGHILDFTCRLRYLKISGTRGPVGTSNILESSLPFDLSVFKSLLQIEVSECNSQQIQGLSSLRSSLATMSIHRSTETMMSVLVPEASEFSQWEPEGAESGCPVTAVIPTWKNLTTLDMSHNCISTIDSSVKLIRKVEFLDLSYNQLSSVENLQHLYNLVHVDLSYNSLRVLEAAHTRLGNIKTLRLAGNQLDRLTGLTKLYSLVNLDLSHNQLAQLEEIRNIGSLPCLEKLNLSSNPMCIIPDYRTKVLAQFGDRAAEVCLDSKVTTEKELDTVEVLKAIQKAKEVKDRMSSSDKK, via the exons ATGGAGTCCGCCCCTTTTCCAGCGGAGGTGTCggagagaaaagtgtgtgttgtcGGGTCGGAGCTGGTGGAAAACTACACT GTTTACATCATCGAGGTGATGGATGGAGAGCACAGATGGACTGTGAAGCACCGCTACAGTGACTTCCACGACCTCCACGAGAAG CTGACTGCAGAGAAGAAGGTTGACCGACGGCTGCTTCCTCCTAAGAAAATTTTAGGAAAGAACTCGAAGAGCTTGGTGGAGCGGCGGCAGAAGGAGCTGGAGCTCTACCTGCAGACGCTGCTGCAGCAGTTCCCACAGGCCACGCCCTCGTCGCTCGCCTGCTTCCTACACTTTCACCTCTAT gAAATTAACGGCATCACAGCAGCACTGGCTGAGGAGTTGTTCCATAAAG gtgagCAGTTGCTGCAGGTTGGCGAGGTGTTTTCTCTGCGCCCTCTGCAGCTTTACTCCGTCTCCCAGCAGCTCCGTCTGGCCAAACCGACCTGCTGTAACGGAGATGCCAAAACCGACCTTGGGCACATCCTCGACTTCACCTGCAGGCTGCGATACCTCAAG ATCTCTGGCACCAGAGGTCCAGTAGGAACCAGTAACATCCTGGAGAGCAGTCTCCCCTTCGACCTGTCTGTTTTCAAATCATTGCTGCAAATTGAG gTCAGTGAGTGCAACTCTCAGCAGATTCAAGGTTTGTCATCTCTGAGGTCGAGTCTGGCGACCATGAGTATCCACCGCTCCACAGAAACCATGATG TCGGTCCTTGTCCCAGAGGCGAGCGAGTTCTCACAGTGGGAACCCGAGGGGGCGGAGTCTGGCTGTCCTGTCACCGCCGTCATTCCCACGTGGAAAAACCTGACCACGCTGGACATGAGCCACAACTGCATCAGCACCATCGACAGCTCAGTG AAACTGATTCGTAAGGTGGAGTTTCTGGATCTGAGTTACAACCAGCTGTCCTCGGTGGAAAACCTCCAG CACCTGTACAACCTGGTCCACGTGGATCTGTCCTATAACAGCCTGCGGGTCCTTGAAGCTGCTCACACCCGTCTGGGCAACATAAAAACCCTTCGCCTGGCTGGCAACCAGCTGGACCGACTGACCGGCCTCACCAAGCTCTACTCTCTGGTCAACCTGGACCTCAGCCACAACCAGCTGGCCCAG TTGGAGGAGATCAGGAACATCGGCTCGCTGCCCTGTCTGGAGAAACTCAACCTGTCCAGTAACCCCATGTGCATCATCCCAGACTACAGAACCAAAGTCCTGGCCCAGTTTGGAGACCGCGCAGCAGAG GTTTGTCTCGACAGTAAAGTGACGACAGAGAAGGAGCTGGACACAGTGGAAGTGTTGAAAGCCATTCAGAAAGCCAAAGAAGTCAAAGACAGGATGAGCAGCAGCGACAAGAAG TGA
- the nisch gene encoding nischarin isoform X2: protein MESAPFPAEVSERKVCVVGSELVENYTVYIIEVMDGEHRWTVKHRYSDFHDLHEKLTAEKKVDRRLLPPKKILGKNSKSLVERRQKELELYLQTLLQQFPQATPSSLACFLHFHLYEINGITAALAEELFHKGEQLLQVGEVFSLRPLQLYSVSQQLRLAKPTCCNGDAKTDLGHILDFTCRLRYLKISGTRGPVGTSNILESSLPFDLSVFKSLLQIEVSECNSQQIQGLSSLRSSLATMSIHRSTETMMSVLVPEASEFSQWEPEGAESGCPVTAVIPTWKNLTTLDMSHNCISTIDSSVKLIRKVEFLDLSYNQLSSVENLQHLYNLVHVDLSYNSLRVLEAAHTRLGNIKTLRLAGNQLDRLTGLTKLYSLVNLDLSHNQLAQLEEIRNIGSLPCLEKLNLSSNPMCIIPDYRTKVLAQFGDRAAEVCLDSKVTTEKELDTVEVLKAIQKAKEVKDRMSSSDKKISEETRLSTAAPPHLSSSSSSPPSSSSCCSSAVAPPAVTTTSSSSSSSSSSSSSSSSSSSSCPAQQATCPSQGNHK, encoded by the exons ATGGAGTCCGCCCCTTTTCCAGCGGAGGTGTCggagagaaaagtgtgtgttgtcGGGTCGGAGCTGGTGGAAAACTACACT GTTTACATCATCGAGGTGATGGATGGAGAGCACAGATGGACTGTGAAGCACCGCTACAGTGACTTCCACGACCTCCACGAGAAG CTGACTGCAGAGAAGAAGGTTGACCGACGGCTGCTTCCTCCTAAGAAAATTTTAGGAAAGAACTCGAAGAGCTTGGTGGAGCGGCGGCAGAAGGAGCTGGAGCTCTACCTGCAGACGCTGCTGCAGCAGTTCCCACAGGCCACGCCCTCGTCGCTCGCCTGCTTCCTACACTTTCACCTCTAT gAAATTAACGGCATCACAGCAGCACTGGCTGAGGAGTTGTTCCATAAAG gtgagCAGTTGCTGCAGGTTGGCGAGGTGTTTTCTCTGCGCCCTCTGCAGCTTTACTCCGTCTCCCAGCAGCTCCGTCTGGCCAAACCGACCTGCTGTAACGGAGATGCCAAAACCGACCTTGGGCACATCCTCGACTTCACCTGCAGGCTGCGATACCTCAAG ATCTCTGGCACCAGAGGTCCAGTAGGAACCAGTAACATCCTGGAGAGCAGTCTCCCCTTCGACCTGTCTGTTTTCAAATCATTGCTGCAAATTGAG gTCAGTGAGTGCAACTCTCAGCAGATTCAAGGTTTGTCATCTCTGAGGTCGAGTCTGGCGACCATGAGTATCCACCGCTCCACAGAAACCATGATG TCGGTCCTTGTCCCAGAGGCGAGCGAGTTCTCACAGTGGGAACCCGAGGGGGCGGAGTCTGGCTGTCCTGTCACCGCCGTCATTCCCACGTGGAAAAACCTGACCACGCTGGACATGAGCCACAACTGCATCAGCACCATCGACAGCTCAGTG AAACTGATTCGTAAGGTGGAGTTTCTGGATCTGAGTTACAACCAGCTGTCCTCGGTGGAAAACCTCCAG CACCTGTACAACCTGGTCCACGTGGATCTGTCCTATAACAGCCTGCGGGTCCTTGAAGCTGCTCACACCCGTCTGGGCAACATAAAAACCCTTCGCCTGGCTGGCAACCAGCTGGACCGACTGACCGGCCTCACCAAGCTCTACTCTCTGGTCAACCTGGACCTCAGCCACAACCAGCTGGCCCAG TTGGAGGAGATCAGGAACATCGGCTCGCTGCCCTGTCTGGAGAAACTCAACCTGTCCAGTAACCCCATGTGCATCATCCCAGACTACAGAACCAAAGTCCTGGCCCAGTTTGGAGACCGCGCAGCAGAG GTTTGTCTCGACAGTAAAGTGACGACAGAGAAGGAGCTGGACACAGTGGAAGTGTTGAAAGCCATTCAGAAAGCCAAAGAAGTCAAAGACAGGATGAGCAGCAGCGACAAGAAG ATCAGTGAGGAGACCAGGTTGTCTACTGCTgcacctcctcacctctcctcctcctcctcctctcccccctcctcctcctcctgctgctcctctgctgtTGCTCCTCCCGCTgtcaccaccacctcctcctcctcctcctcctcctcctcctcctcttcctcctcttcctcttcctcctcttcttgtccGGCCCAGCAGGCTACCTGCCCCAGCCAAGGTAATCAT AAGTGA
- the nisch gene encoding nischarin isoform X3 — protein MESAPFPAEVSERKVCVVGSELVENYTVYIIEVMDGEHRWTVKHRYSDFHDLHEKLTAEKKVDRRLLPPKKILGKNSKSLVERRQKELELYLQTLLQQFPQATPSSLACFLHFHLYEINGITAALAEELFHKGEQLLQVGEVFSLRPLQLYSVSQQLRLAKPTCCNGDAKTDLGHILDFTCRLRYLKISGTRGPVGTSNILESSLPFDLSVFKSLLQIEVSECNSQQIQGLSSLRSSLATMSIHRSTETMMSVLVPEASEFSQWEPEGAESGCPVTAVIPTWKNLTTLDMSHNCISTIDSSVKLIRKVEFLDLSYNQLSSVENLQHLYNLVHVDLSYNSLRVLEAAHTRLGNIKTLRLAGNQLDRLTGLTKLYSLVNLDLSHNQLAQLEEIRNIGSLPCLEKLNLSSNPMCIIPDYRTKVLAQFGDRAAEVCLDSKVTTEKELDTVEVLKAIQKAKEVKDRMSSSDKKK, from the exons ATGGAGTCCGCCCCTTTTCCAGCGGAGGTGTCggagagaaaagtgtgtgttgtcGGGTCGGAGCTGGTGGAAAACTACACT GTTTACATCATCGAGGTGATGGATGGAGAGCACAGATGGACTGTGAAGCACCGCTACAGTGACTTCCACGACCTCCACGAGAAG CTGACTGCAGAGAAGAAGGTTGACCGACGGCTGCTTCCTCCTAAGAAAATTTTAGGAAAGAACTCGAAGAGCTTGGTGGAGCGGCGGCAGAAGGAGCTGGAGCTCTACCTGCAGACGCTGCTGCAGCAGTTCCCACAGGCCACGCCCTCGTCGCTCGCCTGCTTCCTACACTTTCACCTCTAT gAAATTAACGGCATCACAGCAGCACTGGCTGAGGAGTTGTTCCATAAAG gtgagCAGTTGCTGCAGGTTGGCGAGGTGTTTTCTCTGCGCCCTCTGCAGCTTTACTCCGTCTCCCAGCAGCTCCGTCTGGCCAAACCGACCTGCTGTAACGGAGATGCCAAAACCGACCTTGGGCACATCCTCGACTTCACCTGCAGGCTGCGATACCTCAAG ATCTCTGGCACCAGAGGTCCAGTAGGAACCAGTAACATCCTGGAGAGCAGTCTCCCCTTCGACCTGTCTGTTTTCAAATCATTGCTGCAAATTGAG gTCAGTGAGTGCAACTCTCAGCAGATTCAAGGTTTGTCATCTCTGAGGTCGAGTCTGGCGACCATGAGTATCCACCGCTCCACAGAAACCATGATG TCGGTCCTTGTCCCAGAGGCGAGCGAGTTCTCACAGTGGGAACCCGAGGGGGCGGAGTCTGGCTGTCCTGTCACCGCCGTCATTCCCACGTGGAAAAACCTGACCACGCTGGACATGAGCCACAACTGCATCAGCACCATCGACAGCTCAGTG AAACTGATTCGTAAGGTGGAGTTTCTGGATCTGAGTTACAACCAGCTGTCCTCGGTGGAAAACCTCCAG CACCTGTACAACCTGGTCCACGTGGATCTGTCCTATAACAGCCTGCGGGTCCTTGAAGCTGCTCACACCCGTCTGGGCAACATAAAAACCCTTCGCCTGGCTGGCAACCAGCTGGACCGACTGACCGGCCTCACCAAGCTCTACTCTCTGGTCAACCTGGACCTCAGCCACAACCAGCTGGCCCAG TTGGAGGAGATCAGGAACATCGGCTCGCTGCCCTGTCTGGAGAAACTCAACCTGTCCAGTAACCCCATGTGCATCATCCCAGACTACAGAACCAAAGTCCTGGCCCAGTTTGGAGACCGCGCAGCAGAG GTTTGTCTCGACAGTAAAGTGACGACAGAGAAGGAGCTGGACACAGTGGAAGTGTTGAAAGCCATTCAGAAAGCCAAAGAAGTCAAAGACAGGATGAGCAGCAGCGACAAGAAG AAGTGA